The Lucilia cuprina isolate Lc7/37 chromosome 5, ASM2204524v1, whole genome shotgun sequence genome includes a window with the following:
- the LOC111677988 gene encoding cytosolic Fe-S cluster assembly factor NUBP2 homolog, producing the protein MLDKVKHVILVLSGKGGVGKSTVSTQLALALRESGHKVGLLDIDLCGPSVPYLLGLEGSDIYQCDEGWVPIYTDDSKTLAVMSIGFLLKSRNDPVIWRGPKKTMMIKQFLNDVKWDDLDYLIIDTPPGTSDEHITVMECMREVRCDGAIIVTTPQGVALDDVRKEITFCKKTGIQILGIVENMSGFVCPHCANCTNIFSSEGGVELAKLAGVPHLGTVPIDPRVSILNGTTRSVLTELPESGTAATFRELVTKITA; encoded by the exons ATGTTAGATAAAGTGAAACATGTAATATTAGTGTTGTCTGGTAAAGGCGGTGTGGGCAAGTCTACAGTAAGCACACAGTTGGCGTTGGCCCTACGAGAAAGCGGTCATAAG GTAGGACTTTTAGATATAGATTTATGTGGACCTTCGGTACCCTATCTATTGGGTCTCGAGGGTAGTGATATCTATCAATGTGACGAGGGTTGGGTGCCTATCTATACTGATGACTCTAAAACATTAGCTGTTATGTCGATAGGGTTTCTACTGAAATCACGCAATGATCCAGTCATTTGGCGTGGTCCTAAGAAAACTATGAtgataaaacagtttttaaacgATGTTAAATGGGATGATTTAGATTATTTAATCATAGATACACCACCCGGTACTTCAGATGAACATATAACGGTAATGGAATGTATGCGTGAAGTACGTTGTGATGGTGCCATTATTGTCACTACTCCACAGGGAGTAGCTTTAGATGATGTACGTAAAGAAATAACCTTTTGCAAAAAGACTGGCATACAAATTTTGGGTATAGTCGAAAATATGAGTGGTTTTGTGTGTCCCCACTGTGCCAATTGTACGAATATATTCTCTTCGGAGGGTGGTGTAGAACTGGCCAAGTTGGCGGGTGTTCCCCACTTGGGTACAGTGCCTATTGATCCTCGTGTTAGCATTTTAAATGGTACTACACGTTCGGTTTTGACAGAATTGCCCGAATCAGGTACAGCTGCCACCTTTAGGGAATTGGTGACAAAAATTACGGCATAA